One segment of Nostoc flagelliforme CCNUN1 DNA contains the following:
- a CDS encoding HNH endonuclease has protein sequence MNYRELEICLRIVTKREATQNQVRQRAKFLCEYCHASEQWQYVSFTVDHVIPLTKGGANSIDNLALACFHCNRQKSDKLKSFDEKSLSEVPLFNPRTDSWPEHFFWSTDTLLIIGLTPTGRATVVALAFNRARIINIRAADREIGRHPPPDDPIQS, from the coding sequence GTGAATTATAGGGAATTAGAGATTTGTCTGCGAATCGTTACAAAGCGTGAAGCTACTCAAAATCAAGTACGACAACGAGCAAAGTTTCTGTGCGAATATTGTCACGCATCGGAACAATGGCAATATGTTTCCTTCACTGTAGACCATGTAATTCCTCTTACCAAAGGTGGTGCTAATTCAATTGATAATTTAGCTTTGGCTTGTTTTCATTGCAATCGCCAAAAATCAGATAAACTTAAATCCTTTGATGAAAAGTCGTTATCTGAAGTACCTTTATTCAATCCTCGCACTGATAGTTGGCCAGAACACTTTTTTTGGTCAACAGATACACTCTTGATTATCGGCTTGACACCAACAGGACGCGCCACAGTCGTAGCATTAGCATTCAACCGAGCCAGAATAATTAATATTCGCGCTGCTGATAGAGAAATTGGGCGGCATCCACCACCAGATGACCCAATTCAAAGCTGA
- a CDS encoding DEAD/DEAH box helicase, producing the protein MEKNYTFKFNPSTAFEALKAGKYDPLNFYEARLNLFNLSVMADYDQLICLPTLTAIDKYWYQIETARKVLRQLGGRALLADEVGLGKTIEAGLIIAEYLARGMVQSMLVLTPASLVSQWQSELSDKFNIATITTDNRDPQQPIDEFWTNNPRIIASLNTAKSAKHYPHVTSRTWDLVVVDEAHHLKNRTTLNWKLVNALNKRFILMLTATPVQNSLVELFNLLTLLKPGLSRSV; encoded by the coding sequence ATGGAAAAAAACTATACATTCAAATTCAATCCTTCCACTGCCTTTGAAGCCCTGAAAGCTGGTAAATACGACCCGCTCAACTTCTACGAGGCGCGTTTAAACCTGTTCAACCTCTCGGTAATGGCAGATTATGACCAGCTCATTTGCCTGCCCACACTAACTGCCATCGATAAATACTGGTATCAGATTGAAACAGCCCGAAAAGTACTTAGACAACTAGGTGGACGCGCATTACTAGCGGATGAAGTCGGATTGGGCAAAACGATTGAAGCGGGACTAATCATAGCCGAGTACTTAGCTAGGGGTATGGTACAGTCCATGCTGGTGTTAACTCCCGCATCCCTAGTTTCCCAATGGCAATCAGAGTTAAGTGACAAATTTAATATTGCTACTATCACCACAGATAATCGTGATCCGCAACAACCGATAGACGAATTTTGGACGAATAATCCGCGAATTATCGCTTCATTAAACACGGCTAAGTCTGCTAAACATTATCCCCACGTCACCAGTCGCACTTGGGACTTGGTAGTTGTCGATGAAGCCCACCACCTGAAAAATCGCACTACCCTAAACTGGAAACTGGTCAATGCCCTCAATAAGCGGTTTATCCTTATGCTCACCGCTACGCCAGTGCAGAACTCCCTGGTGGAACTGTTTAATCTGCTAACCCTCCTCAAACCGGGACTAAGTAGGTCGGTGTAA
- a CDS encoding DEAD/DEAH box helicase, giving the protein MVRNTRALVDVKLPKRFATTITVTPAAGEEKLYQDLSEYLRSSEDKLDRLSRTNLLMRAGSSPGALADSLKQLTKRLPDEELKSLARRAAQVKQVEKAKVLVEMLSKSSQKTLVFTTHKATSTYLAQTLQAANIPFAEFTGGMSLKQKDEAIAAFRDNVSVLLASETGGEGRNIQFANAIVNYDLPWNPMKIEQRIGRIHRIGQTQDVFIFNFCLKGSIEEYILRILHDKINMFELVVGEIETILGNVDDEFDFSEIVMDIWLKHQVKPELDTAFEQLADNLLKAKNQYQQIQELDEQIFGEDFEA; this is encoded by the coding sequence ATGGTGCGAAATACCCGCGCCCTAGTAGATGTCAAACTGCCCAAACGCTTCGCCACCACAATTACTGTTACCCCGGCAGCAGGCGAGGAGAAACTTTACCAGGACTTGAGCGAGTACCTGCGTTCTTCAGAGGACAAACTAGACAGACTCTCCCGTACCAATTTGCTGATGCGTGCTGGTTCATCCCCTGGTGCTTTGGCTGACTCCCTCAAGCAATTGACCAAACGCCTACCCGATGAAGAACTGAAGTCTTTAGCAAGACGAGCAGCCCAGGTGAAGCAGGTCGAGAAAGCAAAAGTATTGGTAGAGATGCTCTCAAAATCTTCCCAGAAAACCTTGGTCTTCACGACCCATAAAGCAACTAGCACTTATTTAGCCCAAACTCTGCAAGCAGCAAATATACCCTTTGCAGAATTTACTGGTGGGATGTCCCTTAAACAGAAAGATGAGGCTATAGCCGCATTTCGGGATAATGTTTCTGTACTCTTAGCATCGGAAACAGGGGGAGAAGGACGTAACATTCAGTTTGCGAACGCGATCGTTAATTATGACCTGCCCTGGAACCCAATGAAAATAGAACAGCGCATTGGTCGTATCCACCGCATTGGACAAACCCAGGATGTTTTTATTTTTAACTTTTGTCTCAAGGGCAGTATCGAAGAATATATTCTGCGGATCTTGCATGACAAAATTAATATGTTTGAACTAGTGGTCGGAGAGATTGAAACAATTTTAGGGAACGTGGATGATGAATTTGACTTTAGTGAAATTGTCATGGATATCTGGCTCAAGCATCAGGTCAAGCCCGAATTAGATACAGCCTTCGAGCAATTGGCAGATAATTTGTTAAAAGCCAAAAACCAGTATCAGCAAATTCAAGAACTGGATGAACAGATTTTTGGCGAAGATTTTGAAGCTTGA
- a CDS encoding ATP-binding protein gives MASERTPSLLKDLRFVISGNFEGERNPAEIIQGWRIRTPQYQPQKLAEFKTHVTHKLDSDPKAKLTTELEHLSRDEDTETTIGRWLGYLLQIGSGISPERVSAHIWQELRDDKSLEAFWATRGRLVSQSNYWLRAIRHTLGGNVSLPRTDLLSKLKASVLTKQITILIGPSGSGKSALSKLSMQTIFPNYTSLFLHPKDIINFTEAPDSATRRETRRIDELITAQIIDKPLIIIDDLDHVDDQSFNSVFNLLQNVLANETSTDVRFILVAHLDAENSICEKIAARLGTQISSDDIVKLPQLPINELQLSNALTGEVAHLVQRADEFGPALNLKLLDWLIRSVQ, from the coding sequence TTGGCATCTGAGCGTACACCTAGCTTGTTAAAAGATTTACGTTTCGTAATTTCTGGAAATTTTGAAGGTGAGAGGAATCCTGCTGAGATTATCCAGGGATGGCGTATTAGAACACCACAATATCAGCCACAAAAACTTGCTGAGTTTAAAACACACGTTACCCATAAACTTGACTCAGATCCAAAAGCAAAATTAACAACCGAGCTAGAACATCTTTCACGGGATGAAGATACAGAAACAACTATCGGGCGATGGTTAGGTTATCTTCTTCAAATTGGTTCTGGTATTTCCCCTGAACGTGTTAGCGCCCATATATGGCAAGAACTAAGAGATGATAAAAGCTTAGAAGCGTTTTGGGCAACGAGAGGAAGATTAGTTAGTCAATCAAACTATTGGCTTCGTGCTATTCGGCATACTCTGGGCGGAAATGTTTCTCTACCTAGAACAGATTTACTCTCAAAGCTAAAAGCATCTGTATTGACAAAGCAAATAACTATTCTCATTGGTCCATCTGGTTCAGGGAAGTCAGCACTTTCTAAGCTGAGTATGCAAACTATTTTTCCAAATTACACGTCCTTGTTTCTTCATCCCAAGGACATTATTAACTTTACAGAAGCCCCAGATTCTGCTACTAGAAGAGAGACAAGGCGTATTGATGAACTCATCACCGCCCAAATCATTGATAAACCCCTCATCATCATAGATGATTTGGATCATGTCGATGATCAAAGCTTTAATTCTGTATTTAACCTTCTCCAAAATGTCCTGGCTAACGAGACATCAACTGATGTGCGCTTCATTCTTGTAGCTCATTTAGATGCAGAAAACAGTATTTGTGAAAAAATTGCTGCTCGACTTGGTACACAAATTTCAAGTGATGATATTGTTAAGCTTCCGCAGCTACCTATTAATGAACTTCAATTATCTAATGCTCTGACTGGCGAAGTTGCCCACCTTGTTCAACGTGCTGATGAATTTGGCCCTGCCTTAAACCTTAAACTTCTAGACTGGCTGATTAGAAGTGTTCAGTAG